Proteins encoded by one window of Salvelinus fontinalis isolate EN_2023a unplaced genomic scaffold, ASM2944872v1 scaffold_0241, whole genome shotgun sequence:
- the LOC129844857 gene encoding gastrula zinc finger protein XlCGF17.1-like, which produces MVLRNRAVITTGEIRDYRGSSGEPQQPHDADEAEKSLSRSERLKHLQRSTGKRTHCCSDCGKRFTSSGIRSHQRTHTGEKSYSCDQCGKSFTTSGSLTVHQRIHTGDKPYSCVQCGKSFTTSSNLTIHQRTHTGEKPYSCDQCGKSFTTSGYLTVHQRTHTGEKPYSCDQCGKSFCQSSDLTVHQRTHTGEKPYSCDQCGKSFTTSGYLTVHQRTHTGEKPYSCDQCGKSFTTSGYLTLHQRTHTGDELYSCDQCGKSFVKSDQLTVHQRIHTGEKPFSCGQCGKSFTTSGSLTVHQRTHTGEKPYSCDQCGKSFGQSSQLTAHQRTHTGEKPYSCGQCGKSFTASSQLTLHQRTHTGEKAYSCDQCGKRYSGKRSLIKHQKIHGVFS; this is translated from the coding sequence gagagatacgggactatcgtggatcctctggggagcctcaacaacctcatgatgctgacgaggcagagaagagtctctccagatcagaacgcctcaaacacctgcagagatccacagggaagagaactcactgctgctctgactgtgggaagagattcacctcatcaggcattagaagtcatcagagaacacacacaggagagaaatcttatagctgtgatcaatgtgggaagagttttactacttctggctctctgacagtacaccagagaatacacacaggagataaaccttatagctgtgttcaatgtgggaagagttttactacatctagcaatctgactatacaccagagaacacacacaggagagaaaccttatagctgtgatcaatgtgggaagagttttactacttctggctatctgacagtgcaccagagaacacacacaggagagaaaccttatagctgtgatcaatgtgggaagagtttttgtcaatctagtgatctgacagtgcaccagagaacacacacaggagagaaaccgtatagctgtgatcaatgtgggaagagttttactacatctggctatctgacagtgcaccagagaacacacacaggagagaaaccttatagctgtgatcaatgtgggaagagttttactacttctggctatctgactttacaccagagaacacacacaggagatgaactttatagctgtgatcaatgtgggaagagttttgttaaaTCTGACCAGCTCacagtacaccagagaatacacacaggagagaaaccctttagctgtggtcaatgtgggaagagttttactacatctggctctctgactgtacaccagagaacacacacaggagagaaaccttatagctgtgatcaatgtggtaagagttttggtcaatctagccagctgactgcacaccagagaacacacacaggagagaaaccttatagctgtggtcaatgtgggaagagttttactgcatctagccagctgacattacaccagagaacacacacaggagagaaagcttatagctgtgatcaatgtgggaagagatactctggtaaaagatctctgatcaaacatcagaaaatacatggagTTTTTTCATGA